The nucleotide sequence GAGCCATGGGTTCTGCGATCTGATCGGGCGATATCTGGCGACCTAATGCGGAGCCTTTTACCAGTGCCAATTCGACAGCATTCATCCCGTCGCTGAAATTGCCGGCGTTTTGGGTAAGGATACGGATGGTGTTTAGACTAATCAATGCGTTGTTCGAATTGGTCTCGGCCTGGTTGGCGACATCCTGCGCACTCTTCTCAGCCTGCTCAGCCGAGGAAACCAAGCTTCCGGTCGCATCACGCAGAGCGACGGCTGCTTTCTGAACCGCGTCCTGAGAGACTGCGAGAGCTTTGACCGCATTCGACATCATCGAGATGCCATCCGAGAGCTGCGAGCCTTCTTCTTTTGACAGCGCCAGAGAATTGAGCATTGCTTGCGCCGTGTCGAGGGCGCTGACTGCTTCATCGATCCGCTTGGGTTCTTTGCTGACAAGATACTGGATGATGGCGCCTTCAGCCTTATTGGCTCCAATAAGTACCTTTGAAGTATCGACAGTCTGAGACACGGCACCTGTCAAGCTTCCAATACCGCGAATTCCGACAAACGCGACCAGGACAACCGATATGAGCAATAAAGCCATCCCACTCGATGTTCTGAAACCGATAGACTTCACCTTTTGGGACAGTTTCATGCTCTAACCTCTCTGTCGCGGTGTAACGCCGCCCAAGCACTCATCGAATGCTAAGAAGAATGGATAAAAAAGTGCTTAAATCCGTTGCCAAGATTAGAAACGCAAATTGCTTCATCATCTCGATAAGTACGCCGATCTTGACGCGAGCGGGCAATTGGCGGCATCCGATCATCGGTGTGGGCAGACTCCTGCCATCAAAGAACCCGTGCTGCCCGACCGCAAGCCGTCCGCCGAAAACTCCCCAACCGCCAATCCCACCATCGCCGCCCGCTGCTTGAGGATCGCATTGACCGATTGGGGATCGAGTGCCCGCCTCGGCACCGTGGCCGCGCCGCAGAGTGCTTCTTGATGACAGCGTCACCCGGCGGGGCACGTTTATTCCGCCGGACCCATTCGGGCGGAAAGTGCTCGAATTCCGCCGGCGCAGCGAGATAGCAGTCCACCTGATGGAGCAGAAGGACGAAGGCAGCGCCTACGATCAGGATTCACGAACTGAGCAGCGTGATGACGGGCCGCAAGGCAGGGGACCGCAAGTTTCGGCGCAGTCGGCCGAGACGCGTCTCGTGGAATTGATCGACAAATTTACGAAGGAGACGGGAATATGGCAAATCTCGACGTTATAAAAGCCTCGTTCGCCGACATGAACGAGCAGATGGAGATCATCAAGAAACATCTGCCGTCCGATCGGCAGCCGCAGATCGACAAGTTACATGGCAAACTCCGAGGGTCGCAAGCGCGGATGCTAGCCATCCAGGAAGGCATCGAGAAGAGGCGTGGCGCCGTCGAGGGCGACCGTTTTGTCGCTCCCATCAAGTATGAATTCCGCCAGTTTGTGGCCGAACAGCTTGCGCCGTCATTCGCTATGTCACCCGCAAGGACACCGACAAGCAAGCCGTTGCCTTCACGGATCATGGCGACAAGGTCGAAATCAACACATGGAAAGATCGCGAGGCTGTGCTTGCCGCCATTTAGGTTGCCTCGAAAAAATGGGGTAGCCTGACAATCAGTGGCACCGAGAGTTACAAGAGCCTCGCCATCGAACTTGCCGCTGTCCGCGCCGAGCGCTCCATCGAACAGAATCCGCCAACGCCGATACCGGCCGACATCAACCAGTCGCCGGAGATCGAGCGGCAGCGCCAGGTTCAACAGGAATTACTCACCGAAAAGCAGGCGAACTGCGAGGAGGAAGCCAAGAGGGACAGAGAATGTCACAAGCCGAAGCAACGACAGTGATTGGGACTCCTGTCCTAATTTAAGGTCGGCGGTTATGGGCATACCGAGGAACAGTATGCGTGGCGCGCCGGATGGACAGCATTGTAATGATTATCGCGAGATTCTGACGCGCTTTTTCATTTCGCGGTGGTCCAATCGACCTTTAAACGCTGTTTACGGACGAGATGATAGCCCGGATATTGTTGGTCAACGCGAAGTGAAAAAGTGGGTAAAGTCGTGCTGCAATTCAATAAAGACAGCACTCATCTATGGCACCGGCAGCTCCATAGGTCGCGGCGCCGTAAATTCCTAATAATTTTCAGTCAGAAGTGAGCCTTAGGCGTTCTTCCATTGAAGACCAGCGCCATGGCTATGCCGAGAAAGACGAAAATGTCAGCGACATTAAACGAGTAAGGATTCGTAATTCCGCAGCAGCTCATGTTCAGGAAATCGGCCACAGCGCCGTAGGCGATCCGGTCAAGGGCATTTCCGAGCGCTCCGCCAATGACAAATCCTATCGCTACCGGCATAAATCTGCCAGTAGTGTTACGCGCCCAAGCTATCAGCGCCAACGAAACAAGCACATCGAATGCAGCCAATACCCAACGGTTGGCGTAGTGGTTGAGCATTCCGAAATCGACGCCCTCGTTCCACGCCATCAAAAACTGAAGATAGGGTGGCGACACAGGAAGGACGTGAAGGGACGCTAAATCCAACCATTGGATAACGATCAGCTTAGAAACTTGATCGAGCGTGATCGCGATTAGCGCTGCGATGGCCATCCGAAGTAGTTGCATCACCTAAGCTCCTTAGATGTGGTCGCAAGCGCCGCCGTTTTAGGTACGAACGCCCTATTCTCGACGTCACCGTTGCTCGCTGATTCGAACCCCGATCGCCCCCGTGTGTAATGGTGGAAAAGATCTTCGTCGAGATGGCTCTCCATTTTGAGCAGATCACCTTCGCTCTTATGATCGCCGTAGACACGTCTATCGAGTCGCGCCTCTTTCGTGCCTCGCATTTATTGCCGGCTGCCCGCACACTCGACTCGGGCAACCGAAAGCAACGAGTTGGTCGTCAGCGTATGAATAAAGCCGGATCTGCTGCCGCGAAGTGAGCTAATTGGTCACGAAGGCTTTGAGAAATGCAGGTCTGGCGATCAGGCTAAGTGCCGAGGTGAGATAACGCCACTTGCATCGAGATGATCAACCCGGAGGCGCTCCATTCGCGCGAAATTCGTCCGCGGAGTGCAGCCGTAACGATCGCCCGTTCAAGCTGCCCGCCAAAACCTTCTGCGCGAGGCGCGGCGTCCATTGTCGGACACCCGTCTCGGCCCAGATCAGGTGAAGGTTTTGTCCCTCAGTCAAGCATTGGATGGACAGTTCGCCTTCGACGGAGAGGCATCCATATTTGGCGGAATTGGTCGCAAACTCGTGAAAAAGTACGCGCAAGCGACGTCACAGCCGTTCCTCCGACAGCCATGTTCGTCCCTCCAATTTTAATCCTCGTCTGCGACGCATTGCGAAACGGCGCGACAATGGCTTCCAGCAGCGCAAACAATGTCGTCTTGCGATTGCCGTTCACTTCGCCGTCGATGAGGTCAGGCAAGATGAGATCATGAGCGCGCGTTAGAGCGCCAAGCGTTCATGCAGTCCGTCTGCCAGTTCGTCCACGCTTTGTGCTGAACGCTTGGTCTGGGAAATCAGGGCCGACGCTACCGAAAAGAGATTCTTGATGCGGTGGTTGATTTCCCGGAGCAGGAGCTTTTGACGATATTCGAGGCGACGACGTTCCGAAATGTCTCTGGCAATCTTCGATGCGCCGATGATTTTGCCTCTTTTTCCACGAAAGGGCGAGATCGTGACAGAAACCTCGACAAGGTTGCCATCCTTGCGCTTTCGCACCGTCTCGAAATCGTCAATCCGCTCGCCACGGCGGATTCTTTCAAGAATGGCATCCTCTTCCTGTATCCGATCCTCGGGAATCAGAATGAGAATGGACTGCCCGATCGCTTCAGCCGCCGAAAAGCCGAAGATGCGTTCCGCACTCGCGTTCCAGGTCGTGATTGCGACATTATGGAGCAAGTGCCACAAAGCATCGACGTGTCCCTTGAAATTGTCACGGCGACAACAAGCGAATTGACTGCTTGGTCAATCAGCGGCTGTCTGGAGCAAATGAACGGAGACTTATGTTGGTACAGATTTTCCAGGTAGACGCCTTCACGCGGCGGCGCTTTGGCGGCAATCCGGCTGCCGTGATGATCCTCGAAAGCTTCCTCGATGATGCGCGTCTGCAGGACATCGCCGCCGAGAATAATCTCGCAGAGACCGCATTCCTGGTTCGTGACGGCGCCGACTATCGTTTGCGTTGGTTCACCCCGACCGTTGAGGTGCCTCTATGCGGCCATGCCACGCTCGCAAGCGCTGCCGTGGTTCTTGAGCGGCTTGAGCCGGGTCGGGAGGTCGTAACCTTCCATTCCGCAAGCGGCCCGCTCGTCGTCTCCCGTTCGGGGGACAGCTACGTTATGGACTTTCCGGCTCGGCCCATGCTTGCCACTTCCACGCCCGAGGCGCTGACCGCCGCGATCGGGCAGAACCCGACCGAGACTTTGGTGGATCAGCATAACTATCTCGCGGTCATGGAAACTGCCGAACAGGTTCGGAAACTGGCACCTGATCTCGGGGTAGTCACCCTACTTGGCCGGGCTGGCCTGATTGTCACCGCACCGGGCGACGATGGTTATGACTGCGTCAGCCGCTATTTCGCCCCCGCCAAAGGCATTCCTGAAGATCCGGTCACGGGCGGAGCGCATTGCGCGCTCGCGCCCTACTGGGCGAGCCG is from Rhizobium sp. CB3090 and encodes:
- a CDS encoding PhzF family phenazine biosynthesis protein encodes the protein MLVQIFQVDAFTRRRFGGNPAAVMILESFLDDARLQDIAAENNLAETAFLVRDGADYRLRWFTPTVEVPLCGHATLASAAVVLERLEPGREVVTFHSASGPLVVSRSGDSYVMDFPARPMLATSTPEALTAAIGQNPTETLVDQHNYLAVMETAEQVRKLAPDLGVVTLLGRAGLIVTAPGDDGYDCVSRYFAPAKGIPEDPVTGGAHCALAPYWASRLGKTSLRAFQASARGGELRCRTFGERVELEGSCVFYLEGQAEI
- the lspA gene encoding signal peptidase II, with product MQLLRMAIAALIAITLDQVSKLIVIQWLDLASLHVLPVSPPYLQFLMAWNEGVDFGMLNHYANRWVLAAFDVLVSLALIAWARNTTGRFMPVAIGFVIGGALGNALDRIAYGAVADFLNMSCCGITNPYSFNVADIFVFLGIAMALVFNGRTPKAHF